In the genome of Pseudonocardia cypriaca, the window CGGACGGGTCGCGCTGGCCTCGCTCACGCCATACCACCGGGCCGCGGCGCGGGTGCGCGCCGAGCTCGGGTCACCGCCCCGGTCCCGCCGGGACCGAGCGCGGCGCAGGCGCGAGCAGCGGTGGCCCGTGCTGCACGGCTACAGCGCTCACGTGCTGCCGCGCCCAGCGGACTGGCGGCAGGGGCTCGAGGTCGTCGGCTACTGGCCGGCGCACCAGCCGGCCGGCTGGAGCCCGCCCGCGGACCTCATGGACTTCCTCGACGCGGGGCCCGCCCCGGTGTTCATCGGCTTCGGCAGCATGGCCGCCGGTCAGGACGGCTGGCTGTCCGAGACCGTCGCCGAGGCGGTGCGGCGCGCCGGCGTGCGGGCCGTGGTGCAGGCCGGGTGGGCCGGGCTGGAGAGCGCCGGCCCCGACGTGCTGACCATCGGCGACGTCCCCCACTCGTGGTTGTTCCCCCAGATGGCCGCCGTGGTGCACCACGGCGGCGCCGGGACCACCGGTGCCGCCTTCATCGCCGGCACGCCGTCGGTCGCGGTACCGGTCTACGCCGACCAGCCGCTCTGGGGCGAACGGATCCGCGCGCTCGGCGCCGGCCCGGCACCCCTGCCGTTCACGGCGCTGACCGCGCAGACCCTCGCCGAGCGCATCCGCGACCTGCAGACCGGGCGGCACCGGACCGCGGCGGCCGAGATCGGCAGGCGCGTGCGCACCGAGGACGGCGCGGCCCGCGTGGTCGAGGCGCTCAGCACGCTCCCCGGCTGAGGCGGCTCAGCAGGGCTGGTCGACGCCCGCGGGCGCGTCCTCGCCGAGGCTGCCTCCCCGCACCTCGTTGCCGCACATCTGCCCCTGCTGGGCATTCGACTCGACCTGGAACGCCTCCGTCGCGACGTCGGAGATCTGGTTGCCCTCGACGACGTTGCCGCCCTTGTCGTAGCCGCTGTCGCTCTTGACCTTGATGGCGACGGCCTCCGAGCCGCTGATCGTGTTGTTGCGCACGACGTTGTTGTGCCCGCGCAGCTCGACGTTGCTGCCGTCGAACTCGGCGCTCTCGGCGTTCCCGAAGCACTGGTTGTTCTCGAACACGTTGTCGTGCGCGTTCTCCTTGACGTTGAAGCACTCCGAGCCGAAGGTGCGGATGATGTTGCCGGTGACCTGGTTGCCGGAGCTCGGGTCGTTGTCGGCCATCGGCTGGCCGTCCGACTTCGGGCTGGTGCCGATGTAGACGCCCTCGCCGTTGTGGAACTCGAACCGCTCGCCGCCGTCGCTCTTCTTGCCGAACAACCCGCAGTACTGGATCACGGAGTCGGCGATGATGTTGTCGGTTGCGTTGTTGCGCAGCCGGACGCACTCACCGCCCGCGCCGCTGAGGAACATGTTGCGGATCTCGATGCCGGTGATGTCGCGCGCCTGGTCGGACGCACCGACGTAGATCAACCGCCCGTCCTCGACGTCCCTGGCCACGCTCTGCTTGAACGCCGTGATCGCCGACAGGTCCTCGGGGAACGGCCGGCCCTTCAGCTTCTCCTGGCCGTCGATCGTGAAGCCCTCGAGCACGTAGTAGCTGTGGTCGATGCTGAAGACGCGGGCGGTGCCGTACACGGTGGCCTGGTAGCGGCCGGACCGGTCCTGGCCGGTCTCCGGGCCCTTGATCGTGATCGGCGCGCCCGGTTCCCCGTCGCGCTGGGTGGCGAGCTGCTCGCGGTACTCGCCCGGCGCCAGGTTGATCGTCGTGCCGGGCCGGGCCTCGTCCAGCGCCTTCTGGATGGTCTGGAACGGCGCGCCCTGGGAGCCGTCGCTCGAGTCGTTGCCGGCGGGGTCGACGTAGAGCTGCGGCCCGGTGGGGACGGGCGCAGGCGTCTGGCCGGGTGGTGGCGGGGGCGGCGTGGCTCCAGGGGTGATCACCAGCAGCACGGCGACGAGCACCGCAGCGGCCGCGGCGGCGCCCAGCGCCAGGTTGCGCCACAAGCGGGACTGCCGGGCTACGGGCCCGGCGGGCGGCGTGTTGCGGACCTGGACCACAGATTCCCCGATCGTTCCGGCGTGCTCGGGTGCACGCTCTGCGAACGATGATGCCCGCACCGTGCTGAGCCCATCACCAGAGGGGCCCATCCGGGTGACGGGTCAGGTCGCTGTTATGCGCCCGCGGGAGCGTGGGAGGTCACGCGTTCGGCGGAGGTGCTGTGCTCTCGCGGACGATCAGGTCGGTGGCGAGCTCGACGCGGCGCAGGGGCGGGTCCTCGCCCCTGGCCAGCTGGAGCAGCATCGTGGTGGCGGTGACGGCCTGGGTGCGCAGCTGCTGGTCGACGGTGGTGAGCGCGGGCCCGGTCCAGCCCGCGAGGGGCAGGTCGTCGTAGCCCACCACGGAGAGGTCGCGCGGCACGTCCAGGCCCAGCTCGCGGGCGGCGCGCAGCACCCCGAGGGCCTGCATGTCGGAGCCGGCGAACACGGCGGTCGGCCGGTCGGCACGGCCGAGCAGCTCCTTGCCGTGCCGGTACCCGCCGTCGACGGTGAAGTCGCCGTGCCGGATGAGCGCGGGGTCGACCGGCACGCCCGCCTCGTCGTGGGCGCTGCGGAACCCGTCGATGCGCGCCCGCGAGCAGAGGACGTCCTCGGGTCCGGAGATGACCGCGAGGCGCCGGTGACCCAGGCCGATCAGGTGCCGGGTGGCCGCGAGGCCACCGCCCCAGTTGTTGGAGCCGACGGTGGGCACGCCACCGGGTAGCTCGCCGGAGGTGTCGACGACCACGAACGGGATGGACCGGCTCTCCAGCTGGTACTGCTGCTCCTGCCCGAGCGTGGACAGCACGAGGATGACGCCCTGCGGGCGGCGGGCGAGCACGGCGTCGACCCATTCCTGCTGCGGCCGGTGTGCGCCGCCGAGCTCGGAGAGCACCACGCCGACGCCCGCTGCCGCCGCGGTGGTCTCCACCCCGCGGACGATCTCGATGGCCCACGCCGAGTCGAGCTCGTGGAAGGCGAGGTCGAGCAGCGGAGGACCGGCGGTCGCGGGGCGGCGGGGCCTGCGCTTGTAGCGGTGGCGGGCCAGCGCGGCCTCGACGCGGGCCCGGGTCCCGGGTGCGACGTCGGAGCGGCCGTTGAGCACCTTCGACACGGTCGGGACGGACACGCCGACCTCCGCGGCGATCGCGGAGATCGTCGCCGCGGGACGGGGGATGGGGTTGGGCATGCGGGACACCTCGGAGGATGGGCGTCGCAACTATCGGGGGGACGGTAGCAGGAGCAGGGGGTCAACGGTTCGTTCGCGACCACCTCCTGGGTCGGCCGACGACATCGGGGGCAACACCGAAACTTGCGGCATCCGCGTCCCGCGGATGGCGCCGAGCGCCGGCGAGGGGTGAGTAACCGGAAACCTGGGTATATATGGTTACTTCACGTCAGCGACTCACGGAGGTTCGGCGATGAGCACGGACGAACGCGGTAAGGCGCGAGCAAAAGGCGCCCTCGACGTCCGGGAGCTTTGCGCGAAGACCTGGGGCGACTTCGAGCGCGTGCTCGGTTCGAACGGCGGCGCTCGCGGGTGCTGGTGCATGCACTGGCGGCTGTCGATCTCGGAATGGATGGAGGGCAAGGGCGAGGGGAACAGGCGGGCGATGAAGCGGCTGGCCTCGCGCCGACCGGCTCCCGGCGTGCTCGTGTACGACGGAGACGAGCCGGTGGCCTGGTGCGCCATGGGTCCGCGCAGCTCGTTCCCGCGGGTGGAGCGTTCACCCGTGCTGGCCGGCATCGACGACGAGCCGGTCTGCGCGATCCCCTGCATCTTCGTCCGTCGGCAGTACCGCGGCGCCGGCCTGCTCCCCGCCGTCCTCGATGCCGTCTGCGATCACGCCGCGACGCTCGACCACCGGATCGTCGAGGGATATCCCGTCGAGCCCCGCTCCGGGCGGCGCGCGGGTTCCGACACCGCGATGACCGGCGTCGCGAGCGCCTTCCTCGACGCGGGCTTCACGGAGGTGGCCCGGCGGAAGGCCGATCGCCCGATCATGCGCCGCTCACTCGGCTGAGCCCGCCGGGCTCACGTCGCCGGCCGGGCCACCTGGCGGTGGCGGCTCGCCTTCTCGCGGTTCCCGCAGGTGCTCATGCTGCACCAGCGTCGGCGTCCTCCCCGCGACGAGTCCAGGAACAGCCAGCCGCACCGCCCGCACCCCCGGACCCGGTCGGCGGGCAGCGTGAACACCGCGTGCACCGCCAGCAGGGCCAACGCCGTCGCTATCGCACCGGGAACGGCCCGGTCGGCGGCCAGGTGGCGAAGGTCGACGTCGATGTCCGGGACGTGGCCGGCGCGGAGGCCTGCTCCGCTCCGCTCCAGGAGTGCGCCGAGCGGGCCGGTGGGGACGGGCTGTCCGCGGGACACCGCGTCGAAGACCGCCCACGCGTGCTCCCGGACGTTTCGGACCTCCTCCACCAGGCCGGCTGCCGCGTCGCCCGGCGTCGGCGCGCTGTCGAGGAGTCCCACCGACTCGCACCATGTGAGCACGTCCGACGGTGTCTTCAGCAGCTCGTTGTCCGGTGCCGGGTGGGCCCGGTCGAACACGGTGTTCGTGAGGTCCAGCATCGGATGACCGCCGACGAACTGCGCGTCCACCCAGGGTGCGCGCGCTCGGGGCGTGGCGAGAGTAACCATTGAAGTCATTTTATGTGGTTGGTCAGTGGTCATCGGTGCGGCGGCGTTCCAGGAAGACCGTGTCGTGCCAGACCCCGTCGAGCTGGCCGATGCGCTCGCGCACCCCCAGGGTGCGGAACCCGGCCGACCGGTGGAGGGCGATGGCCGGGCGGTTCTCCGGGAAGAGCGAGGTCTGCAGGGTCCACAGCCCCGCGGCGTCGGCGGCCGTCACCTGCCGGTGGATCAGCGCCGTGCCGACGCCGCGGCCGCGGTGGTCCGCCCCGACGCACAGCGCGGTCTCGGCGACGCCCGCGTAGCCCGGCACGGGCCTGGCCGCGGCCCACCCGAGCACGCGGCCGCCCTCCTCGGCGACCCAGCGGTGTTCGGGCAGCCAGGTGCGGTCGAGGGTGCGGCGGTCGGGCACCTCGGTCTCGAAGCCGGCGTGCCCGGTGGCGAGGCCCTCGGCGTAGATGCGGCGCACGTCCGGCCAGTCGTCCGGGTCGAGGGCGCGCACGGTGACGCCCGGGGGCGGCTCGGTGGGGCAGCAGGGGCGGGGCGCGAGCATGCCCATCACGGCGTCGGCGGCGTGCGGCAGGCCCGTGCAGCAGGCCTGGTTGACCGACACCAGGGTGGCGGTGCCCTCCTTGCGCAGGTGCACGAACCCGACGTCGGCGAGCTTGCGCAGGTGGTGCGAGCAGGTGGACTGGCTGATCCCCAGCCGCTCGGTGAGCGCGCCGACCGTGACCTCCCGGCCCGCGACGGCGATCGCGTGCAGCAGGCGCACCCGCATGGGCTCGGCGAGGCACGCGAACCAGTCCGCGTAGGTCTCCGCGTCGCGCGGAGCGAGCAGGGGCGTTTCCACCGGCACAGCATCGACGAGAATCGATGGTTGTGTCAATCGATGGCGGTCGATACTCTCCTGACTCAATCGATGGTTGTCGATGGAAGGTGGTCGGACATGGACGCGGTGGTCGTCATAGGGGCTGGGCCGGTCGGGTTGGCGGCCGCCGCCCACCTGATCGCGCGGGGGATCGAGCCGCTGGTGCTGGAGGCGGGCCCGACGGCCGGTGCGGCCGTGCGCGAGTGGGGTCACGTACGGCTGTTCTCCCGGTGGGGCGAGCTGGTCGACCCCGCCGGGGAGAAGCTCCTCGCACCCACCAGGTGGCGGGCGCCCGACCCCGATGCCTACCCGACGGGCCACGAGTGGGCGAGCGCGTACCTGCAGCCGCTCGCCGACGTGCTCGGTGGCCGGGTCCGCTACGGCGCCCGCGTCGTCGGCGTGGCGCGCCGCGGCTGGGACCGGCTCGTCGACGCCGCGCGGGAGCGGGAGCCATTCACCGTGCGGGTGCGGACGGCGGCGGGGGAGGAGCGGATCGGCGCGCGGGCCGTGATCGACGCCTCCGGCACGTGGGAACGGCCCGGCCCGCTCGGCGGCGACGGCCTGCCCGCGCTGGGTGAGCAGGCCGCGGAGGAGCGGATCCGTTACCGGCTGCCGGACCTGGCCGACCCCGCCGAACGCGCCCGGTACGCCGGCAGGCGGGTGGCGGTCGCCGGGAGCGGGCACTCCGCGCTGACCGCGCTCGTCGCGTTCGCCGAGGCGGGCACCCGGGTCGACTGGCTGCTGCGGCGGGACGCGGTCGGCGACACCTTCGGCGGCGGGGACGCCGACCAGCTCCCGGCCCGCGGCGCGCTCGGGCAGCGGGCCGCGCGGGCCGTCGCCGCGGGGCACATCAGGACTGTGACCGGGTTCCGGACCGCGGCCGTGCACCGGGAGGCGGACGGGCTCGTTCTGGAGTCGTTCGACGGGGCGCGGCTCGCGCCGGTGGACGAGGTCGTCGCGCTCACCGGCTTCCGGCCCGACCTGGACTTCCTCGCCGAGGTGCGCCTGGACCTCGACCCGGTGCTGCAGGCGCCGCGCGCGTTGGCCCCGTTGATCGATCCCAACGTGCACTCCTGCGGCTCAGTGCCCCCGCACGGCGCGATCGAGCTCGCCCAGCCCGAACCCGGCCTCTACCTGGTGGGGATGAAGTCCTACGGGCGCGCACCGACGTTCCTCGCGCTCACGGGCTACGAGCAGGTCCGTTCCGTCGTCGCCGCGATCGCGGGTGACCGGGCGGCTGCCGAGCGGGTGGAGCTGGTGCTGCCCGAGACCGGGGTCTGTTCCGGGGGCGGTCTCGCCGACGAGGCGGTGAGCGTCGGCGGGTGCTGCGGGCCGGTTGCCGTGGAGCTGACGCGCGGCGCTGCGCGCCGCTGATCGCGGGTGCAGCCTGGATCGGTGGGCGAGACGGGCACGCTGGACCGGAGCGGGTTGCGCCGGGTGCTCGCGGTGCTGTGCGGCACCCAGATCGTCAGCTGGGGCGTGCTCTACTACGCGTTCCCGGTGCTCGCCCCGGCGATGGTCGCCGAGACGGGCTGGTCGCTCGGCACGGTCACCGCGGCGTTCTCCCTCGGCCTGGTCGTCGCCGCGGCGGCGGGGATCCCCGCCGGACGGTGGCTGGACCGGTTCGGCCCGCGGCGGGTGATGACGGCCGGGTCGGTGATCGCGGTCCCGGCCGTGGTCGCGATCGCCACCGCACCAACGCTGCCGTGGTTCTTCGCGGCGTGGGCGCTCGCCGGGCTGGCGATGGCGGGCGTGCTCTACCCGCCCGCGTTCGCGGCCCTGACGCGGTGGTGGGGTCCGCGCCGGGTCACCGCGCTGACCTCGCTCACCCTGCTGGCCGGCCTGTCGAGCACGATCTTCGCGCCGGTCACAGCAGCGCTCGTGGCGCACCTGACCTGGCGGCAGTCCTACCTCGTCCTCGCCGCCGTGCTGGCCGTGATCACGGTGCCGGCGCACCTGTTCGGGCTGCGCGGACCATGGCCCGCGGCGGACCGGCCGGACGACGCGGGCCCCGCCCCGGCGGCGATCGCGCGCAGCCGACCGTTCCTGCTGCTCGTCGTGGCGATCGCCCTCGGCACGTTCACCGCGTTCGCGGTGGTGGTGAACCAGGTGCCGCTGCTCGTCGAACGGGGCCTGTCCACCACGGTCGCCGCCTGGGCGCTCGGTCTCGGCGGGCTCGGGCAGGTGCTCGGCAGGCTCGGCTACCCGGCGCTGACGCGGCGCACCGGGGTGCGGATGCGTTCCGTCCTCATCATCGGGGGCGTCGCCGGCACCACCGCGTTGCTCGCGCTGCTCCCCGGTCCCGCGGTCGCCCTGGTCGCCGCCGCCGTGCTCGCGGGCGCGGCCCGTGGCGTGTTCACGCTCCTGCAGGCCACCGCCGTCAGCGAGCGCTGGGGCGCGGAGCACTACGGCCGCCTCAACGGGCTGTTCCTCGCGCCGGCGATGGTGGCCACCGCGCTCGCGCCGTGGGCGGGGGCCGCTCTCGCGGAGGTGTTCGGCGGTTACCCCGCGGTGTTCGTCCTGCTCGCCGCCCTCGCCGCGGTGGCCGGCGCCCTCGCCGTGGGGACCGTCCCGCGTCGCTAGGCCGGGTGCATCGGCGACCCGGTCGGGGGATCCACCCGGCGCGTCGCCTTCCGCCCTGGTGACGATGCGGGGGTGGGGGACGTGCGGCACGGCAGGAGTCGGACCGGTGAGTGGTTGCTCCTCGCCGCAGCGCTCGGACTGGTACTCGCGTTGCTGGCCGCACCGGAGGCGCCGGAGCCCGCCGAGGCCGCCACCCCCGTCCCCGTGCCGGCGGCCGGTCCCGTCGACGTGCAGGTGGACCGCGCGGCCACCCGGCTCGCAGCCTGGATGCGACCGCTCGCGCCGGGCGAGCGGCCCCCGCAGTTCGTCCTGTTCTCCTTCGACGGCGCCGGGTCGCACCGGCACTGGCAACGCGTGCTCGCCCTCGCGGGGGCGTCGGAGGCGCGGATCACCGCCTTCCTCTCCGGCGTCTACCTGGTGCCCGACGGGGAGCGGCGGCGCTACCGCCCGCCCGGACGGGCGGCCGGCACCTCGGCCGTCGGGTTCGGCGGGTCGGATGCCGAGGTGGACGTGCTGATCGGGGACCTCATGGAGGCCCGCAGGCGGGGCCACGAGATCGGCACGCACTACAACGGCCACTTCTGCGCCGGGGACGAGCCCAGCGTTGGCCGGTGGTCCACCGCGATGTGGGACGCAGAGCTCGACCAGTTCTTCGCGTTCGTCGAGGCGGCCCGCGCGCGTGGGCTCGATCTGGGCGCGGTGCGGGGCGGACGGACCCCGTGCCTGGAAGGGCGGTGGGCCCAGGCCTACCCGGCCATGCGGGCGCACGGGTTCACCTACGACACCAGCCGCCCGACCGACGGGATCGTCTGGCCCACCGAGGAGCACGGGATCCGCGAGTTCTGGATGCCGTCGGTGCGGGTGCCCGCCCTGCGCAAGCAGGTGCTGCTCATGGACTACAACCTGTGGATGGCCGTGAACGGCGGGCGCGACGAGCCGGAGCGGGCGGCGGAGTTCAGCGACACGGTCCTCGGGGCCTACCGCGCCGCGTACACCGCCGCGACGAGCGGCAACCGGGCGCCGCTCGTCATCGGCAGCCACTTCAACCGCTGGTCGGGCGGCGGGTTCTTCGACGCCGTCGAGCGGTTCATGGCCGAGGTGTGCCTGCGGCCCGAGACCGTGTGCGCGACGCACTCGGACGTGAACGCGTGGATCGACCTGCAGGACCCCGAGGTCCTCGACGTCTGGCGCACGATGCCACCCGCCCACGTTCCCCGCCCGTGATCAGCCCGACCTGGTGCCCCTGGCGGTCCGCATCGCGTCGACGAACGCGGCGATCGCCGGGTTGGCGCCGGCACCGCGCCGGTGGGCGGCCAGCGTGCGCCGGTGCATCGGAAGGGGGGTGAGGGCGACGTCCGGGTCCGGTGCGGTGATGCCGAGCTCCGGGACGAGCGCGACCCCGCCACCGATCCCGACCAGCGCGAGCACGGCCGGGAAGTCGTCGACGACGTGGCGGGCGTCCGGCGTGAAGCCGGCGGCCTCGCAGGCCCGGACGGTCATCGTCCCGCAACGCGTGTCGGCGGGCGCGACGATCCAAGGTGCGTCGCGCCAGCGCCGCAGCGGGTGCGGCTCGCCGGGCAGCGGGGTCAGCGCGCGGGGCGCCGCGAGGAACATCGCCTCCTCGAACAGGGCGACGGTCTCCACGCCGGGCTCCGCGGGCACCGGGACGAGGTCGTAGTCGTGCACGAGCGCGACGTCGACCTCGCCGGCGCGCAGCGCCCCGGCCACGGCCGCTGGGTCGAGCTCGCGCAGCCGAGGCTCGAGGGCCGGGTGTGCTCCGGCGAGTGCGGCGAGCGCCGTGGGCACGACGGCGCGCGCCGCCGACGGGAACGCGCCGATCCGCAGCGGGCCGGCGGGCCCCGCCCGGCTCGCTGTGAGGTCGGCCTCGGCCTG includes:
- a CDS encoding LysR family transcriptional regulator, giving the protein MLDVRRLRLLRELANRGTIAAVAEALAYTPSAVSQQLSTLERETGTPLLARSGRRVELTPAAHGLVAHAEAVLERLEQAEADLTASRAGPAGPLRIGAFPSAARAVVPTALAALAGAHPALEPRLRELDPAAVAGALRAGEVDVALVHDYDLVPVPAEPGVETVALFEEAMFLAAPRALTPLPGEPHPLRRWRDAPWIVAPADTRCGTMTVRACEAAGFTPDARHVVDDFPAVLALVGIGGGVALVPELGITAPDPDVALTPLPMHRRTLAAHRRGAGANPAIAAFVDAMRTARGTRSG
- a CDS encoding DUF1565 domain-containing protein, encoding MVQVRNTPPAGPVARQSRLWRNLALGAAAAAAVLVAVLLVITPGATPPPPPPGQTPAPVPTGPQLYVDPAGNDSSDGSQGAPFQTIQKALDEARPGTTINLAPGEYREQLATQRDGEPGAPITIKGPETGQDRSGRYQATVYGTARVFSIDHSYYVLEGFTIDGQEKLKGRPFPEDLSAITAFKQSVARDVEDGRLIYVGASDQARDITGIEIRNMFLSGAGGECVRLRNNATDNIIADSVIQYCGLFGKKSDGGERFEFHNGEGVYIGTSPKSDGQPMADNDPSSGNQVTGNIIRTFGSECFNVKENAHDNVFENNQCFGNAESAEFDGSNVELRGHNNVVRNNTISGSEAVAIKVKSDSGYDKGGNVVEGNQISDVATEAFQVESNAQQGQMCGNEVRGGSLGEDAPAGVDQPC
- a CDS encoding CGNR zinc finger domain-containing protein gives rise to the protein MVTLATPRARAPWVDAQFVGGHPMLDLTNTVFDRAHPAPDNELLKTPSDVLTWCESVGLLDSAPTPGDAAAGLVEEVRNVREHAWAVFDAVSRGQPVPTGPLGALLERSGAGLRAGHVPDIDVDLRHLAADRAVPGAIATALALLAVHAVFTLPADRVRGCGRCGWLFLDSSRGGRRRWCSMSTCGNREKASRHRQVARPAT
- a CDS encoding GNAT family N-acetyltransferase; this translates as MSTDERGKARAKGALDVRELCAKTWGDFERVLGSNGGARGCWCMHWRLSISEWMEGKGEGNRRAMKRLASRRPAPGVLVYDGDEPVAWCAMGPRSSFPRVERSPVLAGIDDEPVCAIPCIFVRRQYRGAGLLPAVLDAVCDHAATLDHRIVEGYPVEPRSGRRAGSDTAMTGVASAFLDAGFTEVARRKADRPIMRRSLG
- a CDS encoding helix-turn-helix domain-containing GNAT family N-acetyltransferase — protein: METPLLAPRDAETYADWFACLAEPMRVRLLHAIAVAGREVTVGALTERLGISQSTCSHHLRKLADVGFVHLRKEGTATLVSVNQACCTGLPHAADAVMGMLAPRPCCPTEPPPGVTVRALDPDDWPDVRRIYAEGLATGHAGFETEVPDRRTLDRTWLPEHRWVAEEGGRVLGWAAARPVPGYAGVAETALCVGADHRGRGVGTALIHRQVTAADAAGLWTLQTSLFPENRPAIALHRSAGFRTLGVRERIGQLDGVWHDTVFLERRRTDDH
- a CDS encoding FAD-dependent oxidoreductase; this translates as MDAVVVIGAGPVGLAAAAHLIARGIEPLVLEAGPTAGAAVREWGHVRLFSRWGELVDPAGEKLLAPTRWRAPDPDAYPTGHEWASAYLQPLADVLGGRVRYGARVVGVARRGWDRLVDAAREREPFTVRVRTAAGEERIGARAVIDASGTWERPGPLGGDGLPALGEQAAEERIRYRLPDLADPAERARYAGRRVAVAGSGHSALTALVAFAEAGTRVDWLLRRDAVGDTFGGGDADQLPARGALGQRAARAVAAGHIRTVTGFRTAAVHREADGLVLESFDGARLAPVDEVVALTGFRPDLDFLAEVRLDLDPVLQAPRALAPLIDPNVHSCGSVPPHGAIELAQPEPGLYLVGMKSYGRAPTFLALTGYEQVRSVVAAIAGDRAAAERVELVLPETGVCSGGGLADEAVSVGGCCGPVAVELTRGAARR
- a CDS encoding polysaccharide deacetylase; this encodes MGDVRHGRSRTGEWLLLAAALGLVLALLAAPEAPEPAEAATPVPVPAAGPVDVQVDRAATRLAAWMRPLAPGERPPQFVLFSFDGAGSHRHWQRVLALAGASEARITAFLSGVYLVPDGERRRYRPPGRAAGTSAVGFGGSDAEVDVLIGDLMEARRRGHEIGTHYNGHFCAGDEPSVGRWSTAMWDAELDQFFAFVEAARARGLDLGAVRGGRTPCLEGRWAQAYPAMRAHGFTYDTSRPTDGIVWPTEEHGIREFWMPSVRVPALRKQVLLMDYNLWMAVNGGRDEPERAAEFSDTVLGAYRAAYTAATSGNRAPLVIGSHFNRWSGGGFFDAVERFMAEVCLRPETVCATHSDVNAWIDLQDPEVLDVWRTMPPAHVPRP
- a CDS encoding glycosyltransferase — protein: MRVLIAALGSRGDVAPFVGLGQRLATAGHEVTVAAHTEFAPLVRSGGLGFAGVAGDARSISDFPRGWRSSPRFLAEQARRMTRYLEDAAVDLLAAARHADVLLVNLTAMFGYEIADGLGIPGMGVYCQPVEPTGAFPPIFLHSARSLGSLGNRVAGRVALASLTPYHRAAARVRAELGSPPRSRRDRARRRREQRWPVLHGYSAHVLPRPADWRQGLEVVGYWPAHQPAGWSPPADLMDFLDAGPAPVFIGFGSMAAGQDGWLSETVAEAVRRAGVRAVVQAGWAGLESAGPDVLTIGDVPHSWLFPQMAAVVHHGGAGTTGAAFIAGTPSVAVPVYADQPLWGERIRALGAGPAPLPFTALTAQTLAERIRDLQTGRHRTAAAEIGRRVRTEDGAARVVEALSTLPG
- a CDS encoding LacI family DNA-binding transcriptional regulator, which gives rise to MPNPIPRPAATISAIAAEVGVSVPTVSKVLNGRSDVAPGTRARVEAALARHRYKRRPRRPATAGPPLLDLAFHELDSAWAIEIVRGVETTAAAAGVGVVLSELGGAHRPQQEWVDAVLARRPQGVILVLSTLGQEQQYQLESRSIPFVVVDTSGELPGGVPTVGSNNWGGGLAATRHLIGLGHRRLAVISGPEDVLCSRARIDGFRSAHDEAGVPVDPALIRHGDFTVDGGYRHGKELLGRADRPTAVFAGSDMQALGVLRAARELGLDVPRDLSVVGYDDLPLAGWTGPALTTVDQQLRTQAVTATTMLLQLARGEDPPLRRVELATDLIVRESTAPPPNA
- a CDS encoding MFS transporter, with amino-acid sequence MGETGTLDRSGLRRVLAVLCGTQIVSWGVLYYAFPVLAPAMVAETGWSLGTVTAAFSLGLVVAAAAGIPAGRWLDRFGPRRVMTAGSVIAVPAVVAIATAPTLPWFFAAWALAGLAMAGVLYPPAFAALTRWWGPRRVTALTSLTLLAGLSSTIFAPVTAALVAHLTWRQSYLVLAAVLAVITVPAHLFGLRGPWPAADRPDDAGPAPAAIARSRPFLLLVVAIALGTFTAFAVVVNQVPLLVERGLSTTVAAWALGLGGLGQVLGRLGYPALTRRTGVRMRSVLIIGGVAGTTALLALLPGPAVALVAAAVLAGAARGVFTLLQATAVSERWGAEHYGRLNGLFLAPAMVATALAPWAGAALAEVFGGYPAVFVLLAALAAVAGALAVGTVPRR